The genomic segment TTTTTAAAAGGGatcaatttatttaatatcaaaattgagagaAATCTTTTTACCAATTTTTTTCCTCTTCCCTTTCCTTCTCTCCTCTCTTTTCCCTCTGCCTCCCTccctcccttttttttctttaattgtaTAATAGTAAAGAATTGATTAGACactgaaaaataagaaaatttgagagTAAAATACGATTTACTAGTGGGgtataaattaatttgtaaaaggtcTAAATATGTGGTTAAGCATAATCGCTAAAGTTGGAAAAGGTAGAGCCTATAATTGCAATTGAACCAATAAAGGACGAAGTGATGTTttgcaaataaaccaaaatgttaCGTTAGTGCTCATAGCTAACCGTTAGATTTGCACCAAAATGTGCCTTGAACGATGAATGACCGTTGGATTAAGGTGGATGAGTTCAAATTCATAAACACATGTCAGGATATGAGCTAGGCATTATGTTATATAAATTTGATGATGGTGAGAGGGAGAGGAAACAGCCGCTTCCATGATCAACTATTCTCCTGCTTAATGGTGAGGGAACATTTTACGTTTCCTTTATGTTGACAAGACATTATATGTTCTGTGTACTGAAATCCTGGACAAGCCTGGAGTAAAAGCAAATTTTATTTACAGTCCAcgttcaattttcttttttcttccacTAAAACGTCGTCGCTGAGATATAAAAGTGAAACAAATCCCAGCATGGCGGAATGGGTTACCATAACCAGAGAGGTGGACTCCCCCACACCACGACCACGTGTTTGTAAAATAATCAGCACAGCATGTGCAAGGGCAACCACCTGATAACTATGTTTCTAAACACCATATGCAAGGAATTGGATCCAAGAATCTATTGTACTACTCATGCACGTGAatgtttacataatttaatccTACTTTTTTTCCCTTTCCACCGTAATACTTTGCATTAACTGATTTTCCATCGTTGATTTTCTTACTGATTTCTGGAAAACCAGACAAATCAGTTTTCCTATGACTTCATAACTGCAGGATTCATGTTCCTTGGTCCTCTTATTGTCACCAAGTTCGTTTTTGGTTACATGTCTCTGTCAGTGTTTTAGTTGTGCACAGTCCATACAGGAGATTTCACATTCATGTATTTCAACCATTGTCATTAACATAAATTATTATAAGTACTCAACTCTAGATAATTAATTCAACTCAAATTAATTTATCCACACATGAATTACACAAATAAAACTCGAACATAAtaccttaaaattttaacttcttaAAACTTCTATATTATAATGAAAACAAAAACATTaaagtttaaatatatattaaccaaTAACATAAAATCTTCCACAAACACTCATTTTAAATTAAATCCTAAGAAAGCCACATTATACCTTTCATCAAATCAAGAAGTCATCATCATATCTTCTCATACTCATCAGCTATAGTAGATATATAGTATGAAATAATATGAGAAAAATTCACACCTACCCTTTTACTTGGAAGAACCGTAATTGTATATGTCAGTAGGATTCTATCACCTAAAAGAACCCACTAACCCTTCAGTGAAACACAAGCCACAAATACACCGCAACAAGATCTAGGTTATTGATAAGAAGTAGGTCCTAATTTATGAACAACACAACAagttgtcaaaattttaaaaaaataaataaataattttcatatacatcTATATGTATCATAAATACACTTGAATGTTTCTGGTTATTTTATAAATACACTTGAATATTTGTCAgaaaaattctatattttttatttctatataaAAAAGGAATATTACCAGTGTCAATGTCAGGTAAGCAAGTTTGATCGGGGAAATGGAGAGCAAAAGCACCAATTCGAGACTAAGAATAACAAAGGAATGAAGGAATGACAAGAAATCAGGTGCTTTAATCAGAATGCACGATTCAAATAAAGGGAAATTTACCTTGTAATTAAAGacttaaaaagtaataaaaattttagtCTACAGTACATGAGACATTAGTGACTAGACGAATGtgattaaaagaattttaaatacAGACAATATGGTTTAATATCTCAAAAATAAAAGGGGATGATCAGTCTTGATCAAAtactggaaaaagaaaaaagaaaaaaaaggaaaattttgggaaTTCATGGCGGGCCAACACATCAACAAACAAAACAGGAAATGTTACGCAGTGTCGGGTCGAAAACATTCCGAACGGCACCATCTCGCCCACTCCACTCCACCATGTAATCTCTAGTTTGCATATCTCAGCCAGCCTCAAGATATTCTTTCTGAAGCTAACtgacagaaaaagaaagaagaagcttCTTATTTTCATACCAGAGTTCCATGTTTGAAATATTTCACTGCACTCAAAATAGATTCCTTACCCTATCTTCCAAGAAAACCAGTTTCTTTGTCACCAAAAAACACATCTTTCTATCTTCATTTTCATCTAATTATACTTTACAACTTCCAAAACCTTTACTTAAATGTTCCATTCCTGACATTTGAAGAGCAAAGCCGTCAGTCAAAAGACACTAAAATAAAAACATCATGAAATCTTACATCATCTCCAATTCTAAGTCTAACCCATTTCTCAAAACCCTATACCTTCgaattttcttgttttttcttcttattcAGATTCGctcttgtttttcttcttcacCAGCACCCTTCATTTTCCCCCTTAAAACTCAAATCCTAAGATCTCCGAGCAAGCTTCAGTTTCAGCACAACGTTAGCCTCATTGTCTCATTAACAGTAGGAACTCCACCGCAAAATGTTTCCATGGTTCTTGACACCGGAAGCGAGCTCTCTTGGGTCCATTGCAACCAAACAACCCGAAACAACCAACCAGACCCGACAATATTCAACCCGAATCAATCAACCTCGTACAAACCAATCCCTTGTTTTTCTCCGACGTGCGTAAACAAAACCCAAGATTTTCCAATCCCACCTTCATGCGACTCCGACAACCTTTGCCACGCAACTCTTTCCTACGCCGACGCTTCCTCTTCCGATGGAAATCTCGCCTCCGATACTTTCCATCTCGGGTCATCTGGCAATATCTCGGGCCTTGTTTTCGGTTGCATGGACTCCATTTTCAGCTCTAACGCCGACGAAGACTCCAAAACCACCGGGTTAATGGGCATGAACCGTGGGTCCCTCTCTTTTGTTTCCCAAATGGGATTCCCCAAATTCTCGTATTGCATCTCGGGTTCCGATTTCTCGGGTCTCCTCTTACTCGGTGACTCCAATGTCACGTGGCTTACACCGTTGAACTACACGCCGTTGGTCCAAATTTCCCGACCGTTGCCGTATTTTGATCGGGTGGCTTACACGGTTCAGCTGCAAGGGATCAAAGTATCGGGTAAGTTATTACCGATTCCGAAATCGGTTCTAGTTCCGGATCATACTGGAGCAGGTCAAACCATGGTTGACTCGGGTACCCAATTCAGTTTCTTACTGGGACCCGTTTATAACATTTTAAGAAGAGAGTTTTTGAATCAAACGGCTGGGGTTTTAAGGGTTTTGGAGGATCCGAATTTTGTGTTCCAAGGAGCAATGGATTTGTGTTACCGGGTACCACTGGGTAAAACCCGGCTACCAAATTTGCCGTCGGTGAGTTTGGTATTTACCGGGGCGGAAATGGTGGTGTCGGGTGATCGGGTTTTGTATAGGGTTCCGGGTGAAAGAAGAGGGAATGATTCGGTGTGGTGCCTGAGTTTTGGGAATTCTGATCTGTTGGGTGTGGAGGCTTATGTGATTgggcatcatcatcaacaaaaCATGTGGATGGAATTTGATCTTGAGAAATCAAGGATCGGATTGGCTCAAGTACGGTGTGATTTGGCGAGGCAGAGATTTGGTGTGGGCCTCTAGGGAAAGGAACAACAATAATACACACGGTGCTTTTTAATTCCAAAGGGTTAAAACATTAGCCATGTGATGATCAACTTGATCAGACGGCTGCAACCAATTTGATGAAGGGGGAGTGAGAGAGATGGGAAGGCATAATTTCTTCCAATTTGTACAAcggatttttatgtttatgaccTCAAAATTTCACAGGTTTATTATAAAGTGCAATTCTATTTGTTTTCATTGTTGCTGTTTCCAAATCCCAATTACAAAGTAAATGAAACAGACTAAATAGAGTCACGTCCAGGGTTGCTGCCATTAAACCAGTAACATTGACCATGTAGAAAGGAGATCATGGGACAAGTTTATAAAGTGTGACACTAACAAAGAAAGGCTAGCCCAATATGCTGGTTTGTGTTCTACCTGTAGTGGCTCAAAATGGATTGATAGGCACGGTCTAATTGGCCCAAATGTTGCAGTTAAAAACGCTATTTATAATCGAGTTTTTCTATaagaaaaaacaaataatttatatcatttttaggTTGAATATTACGTTTTAACCATAATTTAtatgggataaatctcaaaattagatatgaactttaatttaatgtataattgtATACATTAATTctaatttggtgtaattatacactCGAAActcaaatgtatacttgaaattttatttttgatttagcatgcacattaaaaaaataaataaatacatcaatttatttttatattggataaatataattattcatgaatgcaatatataaacataaaatgttgttatatcaataattgtgctaataatttcaaaattttgatcaaattaaaatttcatgtacaaaactacacaaaatcaaaattcatatatgtaattgcacattaaaccataGTTTACATATTCTTTTGGAATTTATCCCATTTTATATCTAACATTGTTTGAATTcttaatattttgattattttataattaaaatgttaGAATATAGATTCTAATCTCAATACTACCTATAATcttaaattttagattaatttattttttatttaattttttcaaataaaatttaaatctaattaaaaataaatatttcttttttattaacaGTAGAATAGTAGATTTCAttccttaaaattaaaattattacatttactttatatattaataattattataatttagcctaataaattttataacaacAACAATTTAGTATACTTTGTTTTTAGGTGATCTTAAATTCTATTAACCAAACACTTGTATTGGAGCTAGATGAACTAAATAAGATAATATAACATATTAGATATTCTAACCGATAGTTTTACATTCTCATAATTCTATTAACACCGGTTAAGTTTTTAATTCAAATATCCAAAAATATTGGAATTACAATTTCGAGTTTCATCCATTAATTCTATcgatcaatttttaaaaaattagatgttaatatatcaatttcttttaaaagatattcttatttaaaacacttaatttAATTCTCATAATCTATAGTTTATTCCCACTTAGTTTTCAAATCTAAAATGTAGTCATCAATGAAGGCAACCAAAATTTAGATGAATTGAGAGAAAGGGGCAGTGAAAGTGATGTTGCAATCAGAATTTGTTAAGGAACTTAGAGATTAAACAGTTTGGAACAACCGACAGCTAACAAAGATAATACAATTTCTTTCTGTTTTGGCTTCATTAACAAGCATTAATGGTTGGAGATTGAAGGCTACCAAGCAACCATGCCCACAATAACCCCCCCCCCCACAGCTTAATCAAATCCTTccccttttttttctatttttaacagtacaattaagttttttttatttatactcaaataattttggcttaaatattaaaaataaaacaaaacaatcaTCCCACACCCAAAATCATTTTatggttcatcaacctcatgtcagctccaaaatttttcttaatttttggaACTTTAAGATGAGGAATACATTAGAGAAATTGTTCATTGGCTTGGACCTCACTCTAAAGTGATTCACCAGCAGCCTTTCGGACCAGACATGTAAGTTGCTGCTTAAGATGCAAACTTGTCTAGAAGCTAACAGGGGATTATCTGAAACTTAGTTACCTAATTAACAAACTAGTCAGTCCTCTCCCACTATATAAACTGATTGATTCCTTCTTTTTTTCTCGGCATCCAAACATTTTTGGCTACATATCTCACAAAATATATTGCTAAAGAAAACAGAAAACACACCATGGTTTCACTTGTTCTTACATCATCCGACATTTTCAGGGCTTTGTTCCTAGCATTGTCTGTCGTCTGGTTATTATCTGATTTGGCATTTGCAAAACATGCAGGCATTACCAGGCACTACAAGTTTGATGTAAGTAATTTTTGTTTACCCTTTTCTGATACTGCAATTTTAAGTTTGGTTATAGCTTAGCCTAACATTTCTACTATGTGTTTGCAGATTAAGATGCAAAGTGTGACAAGGTTGTGCCAAACGAAGAACATTGTGACAGTAAATGGCCAATTCCCGGGGCCTCGGATAATAGCACGGGAAGGTGATCGCCTTTTGATCAAGGTGGTTAACCATGTTAAATACAATGTCACAATTCACTGGTATGAAATTTGAGTTCCCTAATCCTACTGATTTCCTTCATTTATCAATGGTTAGCATTTTAGTGTAAAAATGTTGGCGGTTCGTTTGTGAAACTAGGCATGGAATCCGGCAGATACGGAGTGGATGGGCTGATGGACCTGCCTATGTCACACAGTGTCCGATTCAGACAGGGCAATCCTATGTATACAATTTCACTCTTACCGGCCAAAGAGGGACCTTATTTTGGCATGCTCACATCTCTTGGCTAAGAGCTACTCTTTATGGGCCTATTGTCATCCTCCCCAAAAAGCATGCCTCTTATCCATTTCCCCACCCCTACAAAGAAGTTCCCATTGTTTTCGGTAACCGACACGATTTCTCATATCAGCCACTATAACAGTAATAATTTTATTGCATCTCTAATTGATTTGTTTGAGTTTTTGCCTCGAATTGCAGGGGAGTGGTGGAAAGCTGATACCGAAACAATTATCAACCAGGCAATGGCAACCGGAGGAGCACCAAATATCTCGGATGCCTTCACCATTAACGGTCTTCCGGGGCCTTCTTACAACTGCTCAGCTAAAGGTACCTCATCATCATGCATTCACAACATTGTCAATTTCTATTGGAAAGGTTCCAATTTAGTGACATACTAAAATCATGTAAACGAAACTTATACAGATACATTCAAGCTTAAGGTGAAGGCCGGTAAAAATTATCTTCTCCGTCTCGTCAATGCTGCACTCAACGACGAGCTGTTTTTCAGAGTCGCAAACCACACCCTTACAGTTGTAGAAGCCGATGCAGTGTACGTCAAACCCTTCAAAACGGATATTGTGCTTATCACTCCAGGGCAGACCACTAATGTCCTTCTGAGGGCCAAATCCAAGACCCCAAGTGCCAAGTTTGCAATGTCAGCTAGGCCTTATGCCACAGGCCCTGCCACTTTCGATAATACCACTACAATTGGAATTCTGGAATATGAGAAATCTGCTTCAGCCTCAAAATCTAATCACAAGAACTTGCCACTGCTAAAAGCAAAACTTCCACAATTCAATGACTCCAGCTATGCTATGAAGTTCCAGCGTAAATTCCGCAGTCTTGCCACTGCTAAATTCCCGGCAAAGGTCCCGAAAAGTGTTGATAGACGGTTCTTCTTCACAGTGGGGCTAGGGATACTCCCTTGCTCAAAGAACCAAACATGCCAAGGACCCAACAACACCAGGCCAGCAGCAGCAGTTAACAATGTCTCATTTGTGCAACCAAATATTGCTCTTCTCCAAGCTCACTTCTTTAATAAATCAAAGGGTGTTTACACCACAAACTTCCCAACTAACCCACCTTTCAAGTTCAACTACACAGGCACACCACCCAAAAACATAATGTTGAGCAGTGGCACCAAGTTGGTAGCGCTACCTTTTAACATTAGCGTGGAGTTGGTGATGCAGGATACTAGCATCCTTGGTGCAGAAAGCCACCCTTTACATCTTCATGGCTTCAACTTCTTTGTTTTGGGTCAAGGTGTTGGAAACTTTGATCCTAAAAAGGATCCGGCCAAGTTCAATCTCGTCGACCCTGCGGAGAGGAACACGGTAGGTGTACCAGCTGGTGGGTGGGTTGCCATTCGGTTCCTTGCAGACAACCCAGGTGAGTTAATTATAACTCTGCATTTCTTTCAATTAATGATTTGCAATTCTTTTGTATCAACTTAGAATGTTAAATGGTGCATGAATAGGCGTTTGGTTTATGCACTGCCATTTGGAAGTACACACAAGCTGGGGCTTGAAGATGGCTTGGGTGGTCAACGACGGAAAAGGGCGCAAACAGAAGCTACCACCTCCGCCTGCCGATCTTCCTAAATGCTGAAACCCCACCCATCGTTGTCGTCTTTACCATGTTACGATACAATTTTCCACTATATTCTCTTATTTCCTTTCCTATGCACTTTATATACGAAACGATATAGCACTTGTTAGGTCCCCCAGATCTTCACTGTTTTCGGGTTCCATATATACAACGCCAGAACAAGAACTGGTGCAGATTTTGGTATAGATTATCAGGCTGTGTAATGCACTACCATCACAACTAATGATGTCTGAAAGGATCTATATACATTATATAGATTTTCTACAAatacaatttttctttttcttattaacTTGTCCAGATTTCCATAATCATTACCGAGTTTTGCTTTAGTATATGGTTATATATAGTGGCTATTTCTGCCTGTTTTCATGTCTAAGTCCTGGATACACGATGGAAAAATGTACATACATATGTACGCGTATTAACACACAAACTCAAAAAAGAGAGAAACCTATCTATTGGGTTACTGTTAAAAATCAAGATCATAATTGGTTTACGTTTAATTCATTAggtaaatcataataaaaataaaaataatatttgtatatagtaaaacttataactaatggaaaattaaataaataaatgaaaataataaatttactatAATATAGGTACATTATTTTATGtacttatttaaatattttgattataattatgaaattttatttaaatttaaataaaaaatagccTTAAACTATATCATTTTTTCCATTTAGGtacctaaatttattttataccTAAATTACCTAAACCAATagcaataaatatatatattaagaaaataaaaaattattaaaatacatattataaaattaaaattaaattatttaaaagataatttaatcTCAGTAACAATTAAATGTCTATCTCATCCCATCCCATCCCATCCCATTTGTTCTCACgacatttttttctcttctttcttcaacctAGGGTTTAGGTGTTTCATATTATCTTTGTATCAACTCACAGGATTTGAGGTATGTGCAGTGAGAACAAAGTTGGAGCTGAAGAGAATACCGACTGGAAGCTCAAGTCAAATTGATTTAAAGCTTATTTATTGTTACTGTAGACTGAAATCtggttaaacaaaaaaaaaagtatttttttcttcttcttatttattCTCAAGGTATCTCTGGGGAGGAAGCCATTTCTCCTATTTATGTATCTCTTGTGTAAAATAGAAAGTATCTCTGGTGGAGGAAATCATTTTTTCCATCGATTTGGGATTATAGGGTTTCTCAAATTGATTAAGCAAGACGAATAAACTATTTGAAACACTTAGGGTTTcaagaaacaaaattgaaaaagaagaacaaagaaCAACCAAAGGATTTATATTTTCAATTGGATGATTAAACCATGGAAGCCGATGGATTGTTTGATATCTGATTacaatttttctttttggtaCACGATATCTGATGAGAATTGAAACAGTAAGGAACGAGAATGAGTAATCTTTTTGAGTATGGGGTAAATTTAATTACGgtaattgtaattattattaatttttctatttcctatttttatttcttttatttcaaaattttataattttaaaatataattaaaatatgccacgtatcaaattttgattagttCAGGAAGTTTTTTAAACGACATGTAACAGAAGGATCGATAGTGCAAATaccatttttgataaaaaaaaaagaacagaaaattaagtatttaagtgGAAAAGGCCGTATATTTaagctttttatttattatattaaatggaAAATGTTGAAAGCCtctaaatcaaaacaaataaaaaattaaaataatgaataattttagaacttttaatttaaaaaataaaaactgaaataAATATATCTcgaaatatgataataatattatgaaTTAAATCAAGAAaggtatttaaaaattttaaataaaaaatgtaaaaagtgaATATGTAGTATAAGCCAAATAAAAGGagaggaaaaaaaatattaatatgtgatGGGCAGATGACACTATTAAAAAGGGTAGTTATAAACCTTTTATTTAATCCGTAGAAAAGATTACTATTgaataagaaaaaggaaattaaaaagtaATTCTTGGAATATATGGTAAGAAAAACCAACTCTTGTTGTAAAGCTCTATTCGGTAAAAAAAGCTTTAATAATTTTAAGAGTAAATTACATTCAAGaatactaaattattaataagtttatattttgatcacttaattttaaaaaattatgaaatggtCACTAAGttattagaaattttttatttaattcattgagttgttaagtttttttaataaaaagatccGGTTTGCGAGCTCTAAGCGACGATTTGATGACTTGTACAGTAAATCAATACTCATTAAATAGTGGAcaaacataccttagatccaagtcaataTGACGATCACTGTCGGAAGTAGAATAGAAGTTGttgcatgaaaaaaaaaattaaactgtagAATAGAAGAGAAAGGAGGGTTTTTAATTGGTGTAGAGGTAGCAAGTAAAAAGGTCATGCAATAGCATTTTTAAGAGcctaataattaaaatgaaaatttttgaatagtttagtaactattttgtaattttttgaagtgatcaaatataaacttactaaaaatTTAGTAAGAaaaagtgta from the Gossypium hirsutum isolate 1008001.06 chromosome D09, Gossypium_hirsutum_v2.1, whole genome shotgun sequence genome contains:
- the LOC107891066 gene encoding aspartic proteinase PCS1, translated to MKSYIISNSKSNPFLKTLYLRIFLFFLLIQIRSCFSSSPAPFIFPLKTQILRSPSKLQFQHNVSLIVSLTVGTPPQNVSMVLDTGSELSWVHCNQTTRNNQPDPTIFNPNQSTSYKPIPCFSPTCVNKTQDFPIPPSCDSDNLCHATLSYADASSSDGNLASDTFHLGSSGNISGLVFGCMDSIFSSNADEDSKTTGLMGMNRGSLSFVSQMGFPKFSYCISGSDFSGLLLLGDSNVTWLTPLNYTPLVQISRPLPYFDRVAYTVQLQGIKVSGKLLPIPKSVLVPDHTGAGQTMVDSGTQFSFLLGPVYNILRREFLNQTAGVLRVLEDPNFVFQGAMDLCYRVPLGKTRLPNLPSVSLVFTGAEMVVSGDRVLYRVPGERRGNDSVWCLSFGNSDLLGVEAYVIGHHHQQNMWMEFDLEKSRIGLAQVRCDLARQRFGVGL
- the LOC107891065 gene encoding laccase-17, translating into MVSLVLTSSDIFRALFLALSVVWLLSDLAFAKHAGITRHYKFDIKMQSVTRLCQTKNIVTVNGQFPGPRIIAREGDRLLIKVVNHVKYNVTIHWHGIRQIRSGWADGPAYVTQCPIQTGQSYVYNFTLTGQRGTLFWHAHISWLRATLYGPIVILPKKHASYPFPHPYKEVPIVFGEWWKADTETIINQAMATGGAPNISDAFTINGLPGPSYNCSAKDTFKLKVKAGKNYLLRLVNAALNDELFFRVANHTLTVVEADAVYVKPFKTDIVLITPGQTTNVLLRAKSKTPSAKFAMSARPYATGPATFDNTTTIGILEYEKSASASKSNHKNLPLLKAKLPQFNDSSYAMKFQRKFRSLATAKFPAKVPKSVDRRFFFTVGLGILPCSKNQTCQGPNNTRPAAAVNNVSFVQPNIALLQAHFFNKSKGVYTTNFPTNPPFKFNYTGTPPKNIMLSSGTKLVALPFNISVELVMQDTSILGAESHPLHLHGFNFFVLGQGVGNFDPKKDPAKFNLVDPAERNTVGVPAGGWVAIRFLADNPGVWFMHCHLEVHTSWGLKMAWVVNDGKGRKQKLPPPPADLPKC